The Alosa sapidissima isolate fAloSap1 chromosome 17, fAloSap1.pri, whole genome shotgun sequence DNA segment AAAAGATTAATAAAGATGAATCTATTGTCGTATTGATATTTTGTCCTCCCCCTAACTTTGACAGTTCTCCTGTGTTCTCCATCTGAACAGGTGGCTTTGCCAATGGCAGTTCCTGTTCTTGGTATGATGTCTGGGACCGTCTTTGCTGCCAGTGAGGATAAGCAGAATAAAGACACGCTAATGATCGATGAAGTAAGAGTctctctcatacaaacacatgaacaGACTAATAATATTTGAACTTAAAGTGTAGGCCATCTTATCAATTCCCTAATGTGCTGAAGTGCAGACACCGTGCCAAGATGTCCACAGCAGGCCATGTTGTTTCCTGTAATCTTGCAACTGTGTATACATAGTGCGGCATCCTGTCTCGAtaaccttgtttctttttttcttgtttctgCAGCTGTCCCTCTACACAGCTCCTCAGACGCGGCTGAAGTACCAGGAGCCGGCGGCTGGGCATGTGGTGGAGGGCATCACCACGCTGAGGAAGGCGGCGGAGCCCTACACATCACTGTGCCAGGTGGGCACCAGCTATGGTTTGGCTTGATCACCATGGACATGTGCTCATTCGGCTGAACGCTGGGGCCCAGATGCAACCCAGCAGCGGGCAGTTGTCTTctggttttgttgttgttttgctgttgttgtttttgttgttgcataTGATATGGGAGATATTGCACCCGTCTGGACTAAACACTTCAATAGCaacattgcatttctagttgatattgtggtgttGCATATGGGAGatattgcatttctagttgatattgtggtgttGCATATGGGAGATATTGCACCCGTCTTGACTTAACTGTTCACTGACATTTGTGCACATTTTTCCTCAGCAAACAGGTGCTACTGCAATGGAGAAAGTCCAGGTATGACCAGCACATGCAATATGTCTAGACTTTTATCAGTCATTAAACAATAACCAGCAGTAGTTGGCTGTTAGACTTTAATCTGTTCTTGACCTGCCTGTGGGTTCCTCATCTCCGTCTGTCTGTTCATCACAGGAAGTGTATGAAACGGTGGAGCCGTCTATAAGCACTTCGCTGCAACTTGCAAAAGGTGGCCCCTGCCTGACAAACCCGCATCTCAACAGACACCGGTGTTTACTTAGTGTCATTAGTGAAGACATTTGGTGGAGTTTGGCCAAGCTAACACAATTTCCTCTGGTTGCAGATGCTAATGAGCTACTGAATGACCCTCCACCCAAGTTGTTTCCCAGTTTGGGAGCTATCGGTTTCTCGGGAATCCTTGGACTCTACCTGGCCAAAGGTACAGTAGTATCTTAGTCAATACGCTATTGTCAGAAACTTTCTATACATAGGCTATGGTGAGAATTACAAAATTATATTTCACAGGATTGAAAAGCCATTTTCTTGATGATTATTCATTATATGTACAAGAGTTGCGCAAATGTTAACAGGATAAACTGCATTACATGTAAACGGTGAGAACATCAGGCTAGCATTCTGTTTTTGATGGTAGGATAGTATCTGAGGATATAAATGttcattcaagtgtgtgtgtgtgtgtttgtgtgtgtgtgtggtgtgtgtgtgtgtggggtgtgtggtgtgtgtgtgtgtgtgtgtgtgtggggtgtgtgtgtggtgtgtgtgtgtgtgtgtgtgtgtggggtgtgtgtgtggtgtgtgtgtgtgtgtgtgtgtggtgtgtgtgtgtttgtgtgtgtgtggggtgtgtgtgtggtgtgtgtggggtgtgtgtgtgtgtgtgtgtgtggggtgtgtgtgtgtgtgtgtgtgtggggggtgtgtgtgtgtgtgtgtgtgtgtgtgtgtggtgtgtgtggtgtgtgtggtgtgtgtgtgtgtgtggtgtgtgtgtttgtgtgtgtgtgtgtggtgtgtgtgtttgtgtgtgtgtggggtgtgtgtgtgtgtggggtgtgtgtgtgtgtgtgtgtgtgtgtggtgtgtgtgtgtgtgtgtgtgtgtgtgtgtgtgtgtgtggggtgtgtgtgtttgtgtgtgtgtgtgtggtgtgtgtgtttgtgtgtgtgtggggtatgtgtgtgtgtgtgtgtgtgtgtttgtgtgtgtgtggggtgtgtgtgtgtgtgtgtggggtgtgtgtgtgtgtggtgtgtgtgtggtgtgtgtggtgtgtgtgtgtgtgtgtggtgtgtgtgtggggtgtgtgtgtgtgtgtgcgtgtgcgtgtgtgtgtgtgtgtgtgtttgtgtgtgtgtggggtgtgtgtgtgtgtgtgtggggtgtgtgtgtgtgtgtgtgtgtgtggtgtgtgtttgtgtgtgtgtgtgtgtgtgtggggtgtgtgtgtggtgtgtgtgtgtgtgtggtgtgtgtgtgtgtgtgtgtgtgtgtggtgtgtgtttgtgtgtgtgtgtgtgtgtgtgtgtgtgtgtggtgtgtgtgtgttgtgtgtgtgtggtgtgtgcgtgtgagtgtgtgtggggtgtgtgtggggtgtgtgtgtggggtgtgt contains these protein-coding regions:
- the apoob gene encoding apolipoprotein O, b → MMNRQLPANVMSNVGKLVALPMAVPVLGMMSGTVFAASEDKQNKDTLMIDELSLYTAPQTRLKYQEPAAGHVVEGITTLRKAAEPYTSLCQQTGATAMEKVQEVYETVEPSISTSLQLAKDANELLNDPPPKLFPSLGAIGFSGILGLYLAKGYRVRRFLFPTTLMALSASVFYPQHAASLAMTTKDQLHTWGSQGRVHAEDLWKKMSSLLGTTERKKSSSPKS